In Candidatus Cloacimonadaceae bacterium, the following proteins share a genomic window:
- a CDS encoding bifunctional riboflavin kinase/FAD synthetase, which produces MKRCVISIGNFDGVHLGHRKLLERMELIAAERGLESVVITYDVPPAYTLKKDAKPVLLTPIDYKRSILKGLGIDRIEVIPFDEDFANTSADSFLLEYLIPMFNPQMIIVGYDSHFGHNREGDYRFLLEHARAFDYELEYIEPCLFGTEPISSTMIRKLLLSGDIETANELLTQPYRLFGKISRGLGIGRELGFPTANLVLDDAHQLIPKCGIYLSRVHLAAGIFFGLTNIGTSPTVKHSGIVEIETFVIDFDADVYDARMEIELLKYLREERMFDGKAGLIKVMHDDLQKARAIIGGAVS; this is translated from the coding sequence AATTTCGACGGTGTCCACCTGGGACATCGCAAACTCTTGGAGCGTATGGAATTGATTGCTGCGGAACGGGGACTGGAAAGCGTTGTGATCACTTACGACGTCCCGCCGGCATATACATTGAAAAAGGACGCCAAACCGGTGCTTTTGACTCCGATCGACTATAAAAGATCTATCCTGAAAGGGCTTGGCATTGACAGGATCGAGGTGATCCCCTTTGATGAGGATTTTGCCAACACCAGCGCGGACAGCTTCTTGCTCGAATACTTGATTCCCATGTTCAATCCCCAGATGATCATTGTGGGCTACGATTCCCATTTTGGGCACAATCGCGAAGGCGATTACCGCTTTCTGCTTGAGCATGCCCGCGCCTTTGATTATGAGCTGGAATACATCGAACCCTGCCTGTTCGGAACCGAACCGATTAGCAGCACCATGATTCGCAAGCTGCTGTTGAGTGGAGACATAGAGACGGCAAACGAGCTGTTGACCCAGCCCTACCGTTTATTTGGCAAGATATCCCGCGGGCTGGGCATTGGACGCGAACTGGGTTTCCCCACGGCAAATTTGGTATTGGATGACGCGCATCAGTTGATCCCCAAGTGCGGTATCTATCTCAGTCGGGTGCATTTAGCAGCAGGGATTTTTTTTGGATTGACAAATATCGGCACAAGCCCCACAGTGAAACACAGTGGCATCGTAGAGATCGAAACTTTTGTAATTGATTTCGATGCCGATGTTTACGATGCAAGAATGGAAATTGAACTCTTGAAGTATCTCCGGGAGGAAAGAATGTTCGACGGCAAAGCCGGCTTGATCAAAGTCATGCACGACGATCTGCAAAAGGCGCGCGCTATCATCGGCGGAGCAGTATCTTGA